A part of uncultured Treponema sp. genomic DNA contains:
- a CDS encoding V-type ATP synthase subunit B yields MKGIEYTGLTSVDGPIVAVKRSENSSYDEVVYVRDKNGEKKTGRIIDLNEKTAIVQIFGSTTGLDLENTTVEFLEEPMELRVGKGLLGRIFNGLGEPIDGYPQIISDKKVNVNGNPINPYARVYPRDFIQTGISSIDGMNTLIRGQKLPIFSGNGLPHNKLAAQIIRQAKILNSNEEFVMVFAGMGIKYDVAQFFKHTFEESGVLSKVVMFQSLADAPSIERIITPRCALTAAEYLAYECNMHVLVVMTDMTNYCEALREISTTRGEVPGRKGYPGYLYSNLAELYERAGKIQGSTGSITQIPILSMPNDDISHPIPDLTGYITEGQIVLDREMSQKGMYPPVSGLPSLSRLMKDGIGEGMTREDHAPVSSQLFAAYSKVKSIRNLASIIGEEELSELDQCYLKFGNELEAKFFTQGEYEDRSIDQTLDLGWKMLSILPREELYRIKNEMIDKYLPKALEN; encoded by the coding sequence ATGAAAGGAATTGAATATACAGGACTGACTTCTGTTGACGGACCGATTGTAGCTGTAAAACGCAGTGAAAATTCCTCTTATGATGAAGTTGTTTATGTCCGCGATAAAAACGGTGAAAAAAAGACTGGACGCATTATCGATTTGAATGAAAAAACTGCGATTGTTCAGATTTTCGGAAGCACGACTGGTCTTGACTTGGAAAATACAACTGTGGAATTTCTTGAAGAACCGATGGAGCTTCGTGTTGGAAAAGGGCTTCTTGGACGCATTTTCAACGGACTTGGCGAGCCTATAGACGGTTATCCGCAGATTATTTCCGACAAAAAAGTAAATGTAAACGGAAATCCGATAAATCCTTATGCACGTGTTTATCCGCGCGATTTTATTCAGACTGGAATTTCTTCAATTGACGGAATGAACACGCTTATCCGCGGACAAAAGCTTCCGATTTTCTCTGGAAACGGACTTCCGCACAACAAGCTTGCCGCCCAGATTATCCGCCAAGCAAAAATCCTCAATAGCAACGAAGAATTTGTTATGGTTTTTGCCGGCATGGGAATAAAATACGATGTTGCGCAGTTCTTTAAGCATACTTTTGAAGAGTCTGGAGTTTTGTCAAAAGTTGTAATGTTCCAGTCGCTGGCTGACGCGCCTTCAATTGAACGTATTATTACACCGAGATGCGCTCTTACCGCCGCTGAATATCTTGCTTATGAATGCAATATGCATGTTCTTGTTGTTATGACAGACATGACAAACTATTGCGAAGCCTTGCGTGAAATTTCAACAACGCGTGGTGAAGTTCCTGGAAGAAAAGGTTATCCGGGCTATCTTTACTCAAATTTGGCGGAACTTTATGAGCGCGCAGGAAAAATTCAGGGAAGCACAGGTTCAATTACGCAGATTCCTATTCTTTCTATGCCGAACGATGATATTTCGCATCCAATTCCTGACCTTACAGGATATATCACGGAAGGTCAGATTGTTCTTGACCGCGAAATGAGCCAGAAGGGAATGTATCCGCCGGTATCAGGACTTCCTAGCTTGAGCCGCCTTATGAAAGACGGAATTGGCGAAGGCATGACCCGCGAAGACCACGCTCCTGTTTCAAGCCAGCTTTTTGCCGCTTACAGCAAAGTAAAGTCAATCCGAAACCTTGCTTCCATTATTGGCGAAGAGGAACTTTCTGAGCTTGACCAATGCTACTTGAAATTCGGAAACGAGCTTGAGGCGAAATTCTTTACCCAAGGCGAATACGAAGACCGCTCAATAGATCAGACTCTTGATTTGGGCTGGAAAATGCTTAGTATTCTTCCGCGCGAAGAGCTTTACAGAATCAAGAATGAAATGATTGACAAGTATCTTCCAAAAGCTTTAGAGAACTGA
- a CDS encoding V-type ATP synthase subunit A produces MITGKITRISGPIVYAEGLEKCGLYDVVDVGEKKLIGEIIRQSEGKATIQVYEDVTGMHVGEQVVSSERPLSLKLGPGLVGTIYDGIQRPLKEMYEDGGVFLLPGQRTEPIDNKKKWEFIPAAHPSDGKEMCEGLSIAPGMVLGTVQETGSIVHKIMVPPTIRGRVLKTFAGKGSYTIDETIATTELGENISMSQYWPLRKPRPFAQKLEVSQPLVTGLRVIDVFFPLSKGGTAAIPGGFGTGKTMTQHAIAKWCDADLIVYIGCGERGNEMTDVLTEFPTLIDPRTGRSLMERTILIANTSNMPVAAREVSLYSGITLAEYYRDMGMHVAIMADSTSRWAEALRELSGRMEEMPAEEGYPAYLPTRLAEFYERAGRVNSLCGKEGSVSVIGAVSPAGGDFSEPVTQHTKRFIRCFWALDRELANARHYPAIGWIDSYSEYAAEIKGWWDKFDPRWASIRVQALDLLKREQRLQQIVRLIGADALPDSDRLILTVCEMIKNGFLQQNAFDSIDAYAVPEKQVNILLLMMIFYEKALKVIKSGCPLLKVTELPVRNEIIRAKSEIPNDKLDELTTIQNHLDDQMAELERMYRKDVAL; encoded by the coding sequence ATGATTACTGGAAAAATAACCCGAATTTCAGGTCCTATAGTCTATGCTGAAGGCCTTGAAAAATGCGGACTTTACGATGTTGTTGATGTTGGCGAAAAAAAGCTTATTGGTGAAATAATCCGCCAGAGTGAAGGAAAAGCTACAATTCAAGTTTATGAAGATGTTACAGGAATGCACGTTGGCGAGCAGGTTGTTTCTAGCGAGCGTCCTCTTTCACTTAAACTTGGACCTGGGCTTGTAGGCACAATTTACGATGGAATTCAGCGTCCTTTAAAAGAAATGTATGAAGACGGCGGGGTTTTTCTGCTCCCTGGCCAGCGTACAGAACCTATTGACAATAAAAAGAAATGGGAATTTATTCCTGCAGCTCATCCTTCCGACGGAAAAGAAATGTGCGAAGGTCTTTCCATTGCTCCGGGAATGGTTCTTGGAACTGTTCAGGAAACTGGTTCTATTGTTCACAAGATAATGGTTCCTCCGACAATCCGCGGACGTGTTCTAAAAACTTTCGCCGGAAAAGGCTCTTATACAATTGATGAGACAATCGCTACTACAGAGCTTGGTGAAAATATTTCGATGAGCCAGTACTGGCCTTTGCGAAAACCTCGTCCTTTTGCTCAGAAACTCGAAGTAAGCCAGCCGCTTGTTACAGGTCTTCGTGTAATTGATGTTTTCTTTCCGCTTTCAAAAGGTGGAACTGCCGCAATTCCGGGCGGATTCGGTACTGGAAAAACAATGACCCAGCATGCGATTGCAAAATGGTGCGATGCGGATTTGATTGTTTACATCGGTTGCGGTGAGCGCGGAAACGAAATGACGGATGTTCTGACTGAATTTCCGACTTTGATTGACCCTAGAACTGGACGTTCTTTGATGGAACGCACGATTTTGATTGCAAACACTTCAAATATGCCGGTTGCGGCGCGTGAAGTTTCACTTTATTCTGGAATTACGCTTGCCGAATATTACCGCGACATGGGAATGCACGTTGCAATCATGGCTGACTCGACTAGCCGTTGGGCAGAAGCCTTGCGTGAGCTTTCAGGCCGTATGGAGGAAATGCCAGCTGAGGAAGGTTATCCTGCGTATCTTCCGACTCGCCTTGCTGAATTCTATGAGCGTGCCGGTCGTGTCAATTCTCTCTGCGGAAAGGAAGGCTCAGTTTCTGTTATTGGAGCTGTTTCTCCTGCGGGCGGCGACTTTTCCGAGCCTGTAACCCAGCACACAAAGCGTTTTATCCGCTGTTTCTGGGCGTTGGATCGTGAACTTGCAAATGCGCGCCATTATCCTGCTATTGGCTGGATTGATTCATATTCAGAATATGCTGCGGAAATTAAAGGCTGGTGGGACAAATTTGATCCTCGTTGGGCTTCAATTCGTGTTCAGGCTTTGGATTTGCTCAAACGTGAACAGCGTCTTCAGCAGATTGTCCGTTTGATTGGCGCGGATGCTTTGCCGGACAGCGATCGTCTTATTCTTACTGTCTGCGAAATGATTAAAAACGGATTTTTGCAACAGAATGCGTTTGATTCAATTGATGCCTATGCAGTTCCGGAAAAACAGGTGAATATACTTTTGCTTATGATGATTTTCTATGAAAAAGCGCTGAAGGTTATAAAATCCGGCTGTCCGCTTTTGAAAGTTACCGAGCTTCCTGTTCGAAATGAAATAATCAGGGCAAAAAGTGAAATTCCAAACGACAAGCTTGACGAGCTTACAACTATTCAAAATCACCTTGACGACCAGATGGCGGAACTTGAAAGAATGTACCGCAAGGATGTTGCACTATGA
- a CDS encoding V-type ATP synthase subunit D, with translation MAKLNIAPTKSNLLAIKEQLAISTEGYDLLEQKREILVMELMRIVEQVKLLENQIDKCVQKAYPALKKMLVSVGGDRVERIAHGIDYNFEITKKPAVIAGMSFTTIDVNLPQRRLFSSFMGTFADSDEVMADFFELLTLLTKMASIRTVAWRLALEVKKTQRRVNALDKTVIPQDKETVKYIEGVLEERERDNVFVMKSLKKRQGEK, from the coding sequence ATGGCAAAACTGAATATTGCTCCGACAAAATCGAATCTTCTCGCAATAAAAGAGCAGCTTGCAATCAGTACTGAAGGCTACGACTTGCTTGAGCAAAAGCGCGAGATTCTTGTAATGGAGCTTATGCGGATTGTTGAGCAGGTTAAGCTTCTGGAAAATCAGATTGACAAGTGCGTTCAGAAAGCCTATCCTGCGCTGAAAAAAATGCTTGTTTCTGTCGGCGGCGACCGTGTTGAACGTATTGCGCACGGAATTGACTACAACTTTGAAATCACAAAAAAGCCGGCTGTAATCGCAGGAATGTCTTTTACAACAATCGATGTGAATCTTCCGCAGAGAAGACTTTTTTCTTCTTTTATGGGAACTTTTGCAGACAGCGATGAAGTTATGGCGGATTTTTTTGAGCTTTTGACGCTTCTGACAAAAATGGCGAGCATAAGAACTGTCGCCTGGAGGCTTGCTCTTGAAGTCAAGAAAACCCAGCGTCGTGTAAATGCTTTGGATAAAACGGTTATTCCGCAGGACAAGGAAACTGTGAAGTATATTGAAGGTGTTCTTGAGGAACGGGAACGTGATAATGTTTTCGTTATGAAGTCTTTAAAAAAAAGGCAGGGTGAAAAATGA
- a CDS encoding V-type ATPase 116kDa subunit family protein produces MARTTTMRLIELMVLREDIHSVLKYLGELGEFQFQQEFASDSSDSAKRLNPDASVFERLQQVRAALDLPDLDGYKGSVPLPSDADFESATKIIDSVEDIHKKELTAADEEKRAVSAYKEALAFANLKVSYSDLESLSFLTLRIGKIDPEKIDDLKARLGSRGIIVKLGDDDSRILAASSKKARFALDGELKEAGFTELQVPKDFKGIPDEVLLTLERNKTEAAAALEEIQTERRNFAETHKDELYRLLQIYSIGSQIYSVENSLESTEFVYRITGWIPAYLIRKVMKDLDELTQSRAGIREFLPTEVPSVVSGQEKVPVQVKHGKIVSNFERMIFSYGSPLYGTVDPTPFVALFFTVLFGIMFGDAGQGLCFLIIGILCCLKKIKISGWEKFGGIFCCIGISSTIMGLLTGEFFANETLLRPFALWVTGLFGTPHAPILHMMPSSDPASITRMFAFFGFTISIGFIINSCGLIINIINQFSLRRIGKALFGKTGISGAVFFWYVIIFAVRVALFKHSPAAYDWIVIAVSLFLTACSEIFQRLVDGERPILENGLFSAVIGAVVEIIEVISSYLSNTVSFVRVGAFALAHAVLGYIINTFVELAPGAGGIAVAILGNAIVVVLEGMIVAIQVVRLQYYEFFSKFFSETGREFKPFSFVYKETV; encoded by the coding sequence ATGGCTAGAACAACCACAATGCGTCTTATTGAGCTTATGGTTTTGCGGGAAGACATACATTCTGTTCTTAAATACCTTGGCGAGCTGGGCGAATTTCAGTTCCAGCAGGAATTTGCCTCTGATTCTTCTGACTCTGCAAAAAGACTTAACCCGGATGCTTCTGTTTTTGAGCGGCTTCAGCAAGTTAGGGCGGCTTTGGATTTGCCTGATTTGGACGGATACAAAGGTTCTGTTCCGCTTCCTTCTGATGCTGATTTTGAAAGCGCGACAAAAATTATTGATTCAGTTGAAGATATTCATAAAAAAGAGCTTACCGCCGCTGACGAGGAAAAAAGGGCAGTTTCCGCATACAAAGAAGCTTTGGCTTTTGCAAATCTGAAAGTTTCTTATTCAGATCTTGAATCGCTTTCTTTTCTTACTTTGCGAATCGGAAAAATAGATCCTGAAAAAATTGATGATTTAAAAGCCCGGCTTGGTTCACGCGGAATTATTGTAAAGCTTGGCGATGATGATTCAAGAATTCTTGCCGCTTCGTCAAAAAAAGCCCGCTTTGCCTTGGACGGAGAACTTAAGGAAGCCGGATTTACAGAGCTTCAAGTTCCAAAGGATTTTAAAGGAATTCCTGATGAAGTTCTTCTTACTTTGGAGCGGAATAAAACTGAAGCCGCCGCTGCCCTTGAGGAAATTCAGACTGAACGCCGTAATTTTGCGGAAACTCACAAGGATGAGCTTTACAGGCTTTTGCAGATTTATTCGATTGGAAGCCAAATTTATTCTGTGGAAAATTCTCTTGAGTCCACGGAATTTGTTTATAGAATAACTGGCTGGATTCCCGCATATCTTATTAGAAAAGTAATGAAAGATTTGGACGAGCTTACGCAAAGCCGCGCTGGAATACGTGAATTTTTGCCAACCGAAGTTCCGTCTGTTGTTTCAGGGCAGGAAAAAGTTCCGGTTCAGGTTAAGCACGGAAAAATCGTTTCAAACTTTGAGCGCATGATTTTCAGTTATGGCTCGCCTTTGTATGGAACTGTTGATCCGACTCCGTTTGTTGCTTTGTTCTTTACAGTTCTTTTTGGAATTATGTTTGGAGACGCGGGCCAGGGATTGTGCTTCCTTATAATAGGAATTCTTTGCTGCCTTAAAAAAATCAAGATTTCAGGCTGGGAAAAGTTCGGCGGAATTTTCTGCTGCATAGGAATAAGCAGCACAATTATGGGACTTCTTACCGGCGAATTTTTTGCAAATGAAACTTTGCTGCGTCCGTTCGCTTTGTGGGTTACAGGACTTTTTGGAACTCCGCACGCTCCGATTCTGCACATGATGCCTTCAAGCGATCCTGCTTCTATAACTAGAATGTTTGCGTTCTTTGGCTTTACGATTTCAATAGGCTTTATAATTAACAGCTGTGGACTTATTATAAATATAATAAATCAGTTTTCGTTGCGCCGGATTGGAAAAGCTTTGTTTGGAAAAACTGGAATTTCAGGCGCGGTTTTCTTCTGGTATGTGATTATTTTTGCGGTTAGAGTTGCGCTGTTTAAGCATTCTCCTGCCGCTTATGACTGGATTGTTATAGCTGTTTCGCTGTTTTTAACGGCTTGCTCTGAAATATTCCAGAGGCTTGTTGACGGCGAGCGTCCTATTTTGGAAAACGGACTTTTTAGCGCGGTTATTGGCGCTGTAGTTGAAATCATTGAAGTCATTTCTTCTTATCTTTCAAATACAGTTAGCTTTGTCCGTGTAGGCGCATTTGCTCTTGCCCACGCAGTTTTGGGATACATTATCAACACTTTTGTTGAGCTTGCTCCTGGCGCAGGCGGAATTGCTGTGGCAATTTTGGGAAATGCTATTGTTGTAGTTCTTGAAGGAATGATTGTTGCAATTCAGGTTGTTCGTCTTCAGTACTACGAGTTCTTCTCGAAATTCTTTAGCGAGACAGGACGTGAATTCAAGCCGTTCTCTTTTGTTTATAAAGAGACAGTTTAG
- a CDS encoding ATP synthase subunit C: protein MNKKFLVALSMMLLVAVAGVFAQASSVPEEQAVEQAASNAGAIKYVAAALAVGIACIGGGSAVGKIGSAAMGAMSENAELSGKALPFVGLAEGICLWGFLVALFIMIM, encoded by the coding sequence ATGAACAAGAAATTTTTGGTTGCTCTCTCAATGATGCTTTTGGTTGCTGTTGCTGGCGTTTTTGCACAGGCTTCTTCTGTTCCTGAAGAGCAGGCTGTAGAACAGGCGGCTTCTAATGCTGGAGCTATAAAATATGTAGCTGCTGCTCTTGCTGTTGGAATCGCTTGTATTGGCGGCGGTTCTGCTGTTGGAAAAATCGGTTCAGCTGCTATGGGCGCAATGAGCGAAAACGCAGAGCTTTCTGGAAAGGCGCTTCCTTTCGTAGGTCTTGCTGAAGGTATTTGTCTTTGGGGATTCCTTGTTGCTTTGTTCATTATGATAATGTAA
- a CDS encoding V-type ATPase subunit — MAMDKSAADSYVYAKASGMLARSYVGERARQLFSFHTLQELWAFLFKKEVPVVPETLLAHALEQEAFERFIYDYKKLVGNYSEPDSIVLTLLRSFDYENLKDISASLSLGEKKIPDVQKITPFNIINYDKWPDIASITSGGPLSWYNNIPPVSEQHLANYKLDCHYIMSLWNAAKQVHSSCREEILKLIGEKIRIDNIVWAIRLRFYYKMQKEEIIPLLAYSTEKKENSDPLAYEAIRTLDWELDNYDAWKNWKYSKLLNPHEEGVVWTIDPRWISNSYKSLYVKKAYKLFHKYPFTACPIVCWFIIKRNELDNIRTASESLRLSIDSSQAMQMTGALEVING; from the coding sequence ATGGCAATGGATAAGTCCGCCGCTGATTCTTATGTTTATGCAAAAGCCAGCGGTATGCTTGCCCGGTCTTATGTTGGGGAACGCGCAAGGCAGTTGTTTTCTTTTCACACATTGCAGGAATTGTGGGCTTTTTTGTTTAAGAAAGAAGTTCCTGTTGTTCCAGAAACTCTTTTGGCTCACGCCTTGGAGCAGGAAGCTTTTGAGCGTTTTATTTACGACTATAAAAAACTTGTTGGGAATTATTCAGAGCCGGACAGCATTGTTTTGACTTTGCTTAGAAGTTTTGACTATGAAAATCTTAAGGACATTTCAGCTTCTCTTTCACTTGGAGAAAAGAAAATCCCTGATGTTCAAAAGATAACTCCTTTTAATATAATAAATTATGATAAATGGCCGGACATCGCTTCAATTACATCCGGCGGACCGCTTTCTTGGTACAATAATATTCCCCCTGTTTCCGAGCAGCATCTGGCGAATTACAAGCTTGACTGCCATTACATTATGTCGCTTTGGAATGCCGCCAAGCAGGTTCATTCGTCTTGCAGGGAAGAAATTCTTAAGTTGATTGGTGAAAAAATCAGAATAGACAATATTGTCTGGGCAATCCGGCTTCGTTTTTACTATAAAATGCAAAAGGAAGAAATTATTCCGCTTTTGGCTTATTCAACAGAAAAAAAGGAAAATTCAGATCCGCTTGCCTATGAAGCTATAAGGACGCTGGACTGGGAACTGGACAATTACGATGCCTGGAAAAACTGGAAATACAGCAAGCTTTTGAATCCGCATGAGGAAGGCGTTGTATGGACAATAGATCCTAGGTGGATTTCTAATTCGTATAAAAGTCTTTATGTAAAAAAAGCGTACAAACTTTTCCATAAATATCCGTTTACGGCTTGCCCGATTGTCTGCTGGTTTATTATAAAAAGAAACGAACTTGACAATATCCGCACGGCTTCTGAAAGTCTGCGGCTTAGCATAGATTCATCGCAGGCTATGCAGATGACTGGAGCCTTGGAGGTAATAAATGGCTAG
- a CDS encoding V-type ATP synthase subunit F — translation MEYFVIGERELILGFMLAGVKGKAVSNRQEALDAFNKATGQNSSVGSVGDIPKVLILTEDIADMLSKEIQSWQMHGKAPLIVEIPGLQGHIQGRKTLTDSIREAVGIQV, via the coding sequence ATGGAATATTTTGTAATTGGAGAACGGGAACTGATTCTTGGCTTTATGCTTGCGGGCGTAAAAGGCAAAGCTGTTTCTAACAGACAGGAAGCTTTGGATGCTTTTAACAAGGCAACCGGACAAAATTCTTCCGTAGGTTCCGTTGGCGACATACCAAAGGTTCTCATCCTTACGGAAGACATAGCCGATATGCTGTCCAAGGAAATTCAGTCTTGGCAGATGCACGGCAAAGCTCCTCTTATTGTGGAAATTCCTGGGCTTCAGGGGCATATTCAGGGAAGAAAAACTCTTACTGATTCAATCCGGGAAGCAGTTGGAATTCAAGTTTAA
- a CDS encoding universal stress protein has protein sequence MIKPLFQRVVVGYNGSRSSLHTVLYAILMAKVYKCAVKVVSVVDTASIKYLTLQKFMVSQEGESIAKSLESDSEKNLDYVTDLAKSKGVKIETEIRKGAVWSEIITAADEFKADLILLGGAKNLDHLSSLSRDVISSQDSEIIGSAHCSVMVVREPYVEQKFKLV, from the coding sequence ATGATAAAACCTCTTTTTCAACGGGTTGTAGTTGGCTACAATGGTTCCCGCTCTTCTCTTCATACAGTTTTGTACGCAATTCTTATGGCAAAAGTCTACAAATGCGCAGTAAAAGTTGTAAGCGTTGTAGACACAGCTTCCATAAAGTATCTCACTTTGCAGAAATTTATGGTTTCGCAGGAAGGCGAGTCTATTGCAAAAAGCCTTGAATCTGACAGTGAAAAAAATCTGGATTATGTGACGGATCTTGCAAAGTCAAAAGGCGTAAAGATTGAAACTGAAATCCGCAAAGGCGCAGTTTGGTCTGAAATTATTACGGCCGCAGATGAATTCAAGGCTGACCTTATACTTTTGGGCGGTGCAAAAAACCTTGACCATCTTTCTTCACTTTCACGCGATGTGATTTCTTCCCAAGACAGCGAAATAATTGGAAGCGCGCACTGTTCTGTAATGGTTGTCCGCGAGCCTTATGTCGAGCAGAAATTCAAGCTTGTTTAA
- a CDS encoding response regulator transcription factor, which produces MRILLADDNVRNSQALAEFLQKNHFGTDTVYTGTEIIEYASSEIYDALVIESALPKMSGLEAVKILREKKNFVPVLLMSENPSVDEIVEGLDSGADDYIRRPFSFEEFLARIKALTRRKGEFKSSTVSIGNFLLDKNSCEIQNSSGESMKISLKELLILTLLFEFSHQIVKKELIIEKIWGGNSAAEYNNVEVYISFIRKKMEQLNVNARIRTARGIGYSLEEIS; this is translated from the coding sequence ATGCGAATTTTACTTGCCGATGACAATGTAAGAAATTCCCAGGCTTTGGCTGAGTTCTTGCAAAAAAATCATTTTGGAACTGACACAGTTTATACTGGAACAGAAATTATTGAATATGCCTCTTCTGAAATTTATGACGCGCTTGTTATTGAATCTGCTCTTCCAAAAATGAGCGGGCTTGAGGCGGTAAAAATTCTCCGCGAGAAAAAAAATTTTGTTCCGGTTCTTCTTATGTCCGAAAATCCTTCTGTTGACGAAATTGTTGAAGGTCTTGATTCCGGCGCGGACGATTATATTAGGCGGCCTTTTTCTTTTGAAGAATTTCTTGCAAGAATAAAAGCTCTTACAAGGCGAAAAGGTGAATTCAAGTCGAGCACAGTTTCAATAGGAAATTTTCTGCTGGATAAAAATTCGTGCGAAATTCAAAATTCCAGCGGCGAATCCATGAAAATTTCTTTAAAGGAACTTTTGATTCTTACACTTTTGTTTGAATTTTCGCATCAGATTGTAAAAAAAGAGCTTATTATAGAAAAGATTTGGGGCGGAAACAGCGCGGCGGAATATAACAACGTTGAAGTTTATATTTCTTTTATCAGAAAAAAAATGGAGCAGCTCAATGTCAACGCACGGATAAGAACTGCGCGCGGCATAGGCTACTCCTTGGAAGAAATTTCTTAG